The Thermoplasmatales archaeon genome includes a region encoding these proteins:
- a CDS encoding RNA-processing protein (similar to yeast Dim2p protein that is essential for 40S ribosomal subunit; structural studies show binding to 3' end of 16S rRNA in complex with archaeal IF2 alpha), translating to MKYVKIPIDRVGVLIGKNGETKSSIESYGLKLEVNSSIGEVKIESEDKIREMEAENVVVAIGRGFSPEKAILLFNEDYYLEIIDIRDWVGKKENHIRRLAGRVIGKNGRAREIIEELSGAYVSIYGHTIGIIGKIENLQIAKKAVEMLLEGANHSTVYRFLEEENRRRKMMEML from the coding sequence ATGAAATATGTTAAAATTCCTATTGATAGGGTGGGTGTTTTAATTGGCAAGAACGGAGAAACAAAAAGCAGCATAGAGAGTTATGGATTAAAGCTTGAGGTTAACTCGAGCATAGGAGAAGTTAAAATAGAAAGTGAGGATAAGATAAGGGAGATGGAAGCAGAAAATGTTGTTGTTGCAATTGGAAGAGGATTTTCTCCAGAGAAAGCAATTCTTCTGTTTAATGAGGACTACTATCTTGAAATAATTGATATAAGAGATTGGGTTGGGAAAAAGGAAAATCATATAAGAAGGCTTGCTGGCAGAGTGATTGGAAAAAATGGAAGGGCAAGAGAAATTATAGAAGAATTAAGTGGAGCATATGTGAGCATTTATGGACACACAATTGGAATAATAGGGAAAATCGAGAATTTGCAGATTGCAAAAAAAGCAGTAGAGATGTTGCTTGAAGGAGCAAATCATTCAACAGTTTATAGATTTCTTGAAGAAGAAAATAGAAGAAGAAAGATGATGGAAATGCTCTGA
- a CDS encoding HAD family phosphatase: MLAVFDMDGVFIEERSSWKVIHKKYGIKNDDIVEAYKRREIGDEEFLNRDIERWRERGIRRKDIEEVFNSIELTPGCRECIEYFNKVGKVAIISGGIDILAKRIANFGVEYVFVNGIIYKNELPWKAILNVPLMEKGKILEKLIEKLGLEKEDVIVVGDTKYDVDMFKRAGLKIAFNPTDEIKNFADFVIEKRDLNELIKIFEKH; this comes from the coding sequence ATGCTTGCTGTGTTTGACATGGATGGGGTATTTATTGAAGAAAGGAGCTCATGGAAGGTAATTCATAAAAAATATGGAATAAAAAATGATGATATTGTTGAAGCATATAAAAGAAGGGAGATAGGCGATGAGGAATTTTTAAACAGAGACATTGAAAGATGGAGGGAAAGAGGAATAAGGAGGAAAGATATTGAAGAAGTTTTCAATTCAATAGAACTGACCCCTGGATGCAGGGAATGTATTGAATATTTTAATAAAGTCGGGAAAGTTGCGATAATATCAGGGGGAATTGATATTCTTGCAAAAAGAATTGCAAATTTTGGAGTAGAATATGTTTTTGTAAATGGAATAATCTATAAAAATGAACTACCATGGAAAGCAATTTTAAATGTTCCTCTAATGGAAAAGGGGAAAATACTTGAAAAGTTAATTGAAAAATTGGGCTTGGAAAAAGAAGATGTAATTGTTGTAGGGGATACAAAGTATGATGTTGATATGTTTAAAAGGGCTGGTTTAAAAATTGCCTTCAATCCAACAGATGAAATAAAAAATTTTGCAGATTTTGTAATAGAAAAAAGAGATTTAAATGAATTAATTAAAATATTTGAAAAGCATTAA
- a CDS encoding DUF1614 domain-containing protein — MLTALLILIIFALISFLVYSIFTYVFEEVGFKWWEASLIVFSSLLFREVNIPLFQYENLTIAINLSGALLPLLISAYLILSRKIFLRSLPGIIIVTFVAYMVSYASHEGIVSPFPYWLLPPISSALYSLVAGYKNKRKVASIAYSCGTFGAIIGADFLHFKEFLEMNSSRQIVASIGGAAILDMVFLTGIIAVIIAALFYE; from the coding sequence ATGCTGACCGCACTCCTTATATTAATAATATTTGCGCTGATTTCCTTCCTTGTTTATTCAATCTTTACATATGTTTTTGAAGAAGTTGGTTTTAAATGGTGGGAAGCAAGCTTAATAGTTTTTAGCTCCCTGCTTTTTAGAGAGGTTAATATCCCTCTTTTTCAATATGAAAATTTAACCATAGCAATAAATTTAAGCGGTGCTCTCCTCCCGTTGCTGATAAGTGCCTACTTAATTTTATCAAGAAAAATATTTTTAAGAAGTTTGCCAGGAATAATAATTGTAACATTTGTTGCATACATGGTTAGCTATGCATCGCATGAAGGGATTGTATCGCCTTTTCCATACTGGCTTTTGCCGCCCATTTCTTCAGCTCTCTACAGCTTGGTCGCTGGCTATAAAAATAAAAGGAAGGTTGCAAGCATTGCCTATTCATGTGGGACATTTGGGGCGATTATAGGCGCGGATTTCCTCCATTTTAAAGAATTTTTGGAAATGAATTCGAGCAGACAAATTGTTGCAAGCATAGGAGGGGCAGCGATTCTTGATATGGTATTTCTTACTGGAATAATTGCGGTTATAATAGCTGCCTTATTTTATGAATGA
- a CDS encoding DNA polymerase II large subunit, whose translation MEEYFRWIENKARECYEIANLARKKGYDPKKEVEISFAKDLADRVEELVGPSGIAHKIRKYLKEKGREETAIQIATEIAENMNGSHAEIIEQAVRTGLAILTEGVLVAPIEGISSVEIGKNFDGSRYVDLYFSGPIRSAGGTGEAMSVLIADVVRRKLGVDRYKPTDDEVERYKEEIPLYDRITHLQYLPSSEEIELIIRNCPICINGEPTEKDEVMGKRDLPRIKTNRIRGGACLVIAEGLCLKAPKLMKHVTRLNLEGWNFLKNFSKEVDENREIEPSKRYIEDLIGGRPVISHPSRKGGFRLRYGRARSCGLGATAMHPATMYLLDGFIAVGTQLKTERPGKGTIATPCDSIEGPMVLLDNGDFIQVNSLEEAVKIAKNVREIIDLGEILIPFGEFFENNSILPPASFCYEWWIKELEEKTNIEEVKIKHGIESFESISFEKAIELSREYGIPLHPSYNLFWHDISKDDFQILRNFIKKARYDGKLYLERDKRLKEILLNLGVTHLERDGYIVEKYADVIIKCCGFELIDGKIFEVKNSSKEAIDAVQEILGIKIIPKAIHRIGARMGRPEKSAERKMSPAPHVLFPVGIEKGGKERILNTTGKIIAELGERRCENCGRIGYKTKCECGGHTYFTGNIKNFEIDVKEELSKSEKRINTQMKKVKGVIGLSSSSKTPECIEKGIIRAKYDVYVFKDGTIRYDMTNMPLTHFKPYEIGVSVEKLRELGYKYDYKGNELVNDNQIVELMPQDVIPSKKCGEYFLRVAKYIDEMLLKIYEIDAYYNANSLDDLIGHLVVGLSPHTSAGIIGRIIGFIDLNVCCAHPFFHAAKRRNCDGDEDSLMLLTDVLINFSKEYIPEKRGGKMDLPLVIATRISPSEIDKEALSLDVLSSYPLLFYRKTHIYAHSKELEKEMDLVANRIGSEKEYKFFGFTHDTSNIANAPKTSSYKLYENMEDKVMAQINLAIKIRAVDEVDVVTKIIQKHFLPDLTGNLKAFTKQQFRCTNCNTKYRRITLTGKCGKCGSTLLLTVHESSIKKYLGVIKKLAEEFDIPNYTKQRILLSEKFVESLFRNGKDKTLTDFF comes from the coding sequence GTGGAAGAATATTTTAGATGGATAGAAAATAAGGCAAGAGAATGTTATGAAATAGCGAATTTAGCAAGGAAAAAAGGTTATGATCCAAAAAAAGAAGTAGAGATATCTTTTGCAAAGGACCTTGCTGACAGGGTTGAAGAGCTTGTTGGTCCAAGTGGGATAGCTCATAAAATAAGAAAATATTTGAAAGAAAAAGGAAGAGAGGAAACTGCTATTCAGATAGCAACTGAGATTGCCGAAAATATGAATGGAAGTCACGCAGAAATAATTGAGCAAGCGGTAAGGACCGGACTCGCAATATTAACAGAAGGTGTTTTAGTTGCTCCCATAGAAGGAATATCATCTGTTGAGATTGGAAAAAATTTTGATGGAAGTAGATATGTTGACCTTTATTTTTCTGGACCTATTCGCTCTGCCGGAGGAACAGGAGAAGCAATGAGTGTATTAATTGCTGATGTTGTCAGAAGAAAATTAGGAGTAGATAGATATAAGCCAACTGATGATGAAGTTGAAAGATATAAGGAAGAAATCCCTCTTTATGATAGAATAACACATTTGCAATATTTACCATCCTCAGAGGAGATAGAACTAATCATAAGAAATTGCCCTATCTGTATAAATGGCGAGCCAACTGAAAAGGATGAGGTAATGGGTAAAAGAGATTTGCCAAGAATAAAAACAAATAGAATAAGAGGGGGGGCATGCCTTGTAATAGCCGAAGGACTCTGCCTTAAAGCACCAAAGCTTATGAAACATGTTACAAGATTAAATCTTGAAGGATGGAATTTCCTGAAAAACTTTTCTAAAGAAGTGGATGAGAACAGGGAAATAGAACCATCTAAAAGATATATTGAAGATCTGATTGGTGGGCGCCCTGTAATAAGTCATCCATCTCGCAAGGGTGGCTTCAGGCTCAGATATGGGAGGGCGAGAAGTTGCGGGCTGGGGGCAACAGCAATGCATCCTGCAACCATGTATTTGCTAGATGGATTTATTGCGGTTGGGACACAGCTTAAGACCGAAAGACCGGGGAAGGGAACGATTGCAACTCCTTGCGACAGTATCGAAGGACCGATGGTTTTGCTTGATAACGGGGATTTTATACAGGTGAATTCTCTTGAGGAAGCGGTTAAAATTGCCAAAAATGTTAGGGAAATAATTGATTTGGGAGAAATTTTAATACCTTTTGGAGAATTTTTTGAGAACAATTCAATTCTTCCTCCCGCAAGTTTTTGCTATGAATGGTGGATTAAAGAACTTGAGGAAAAAACAAATATTGAAGAGGTAAAAATAAAGCATGGAATAGAGAGTTTTGAAAGCATATCTTTTGAAAAAGCAATTGAATTATCGAGAGAATATGGAATCCCGCTCCATCCTTCCTATAATCTTTTCTGGCATGATATAAGTAAGGATGATTTTCAGATTTTGAGAAATTTTATAAAAAAAGCAAGATATGATGGAAAGTTATATCTTGAAAGAGATAAAAGATTAAAGGAAATTTTATTAAATCTTGGAGTCACTCATCTTGAAAGAGATGGCTATATTGTAGAGAAATATGCAGATGTAATTATCAAGTGCTGCGGATTTGAATTGATTGATGGAAAAATTTTTGAAGTTAAAAATAGTTCAAAGGAGGCAATTGATGCTGTTCAGGAAATTCTTGGAATAAAAATAATTCCTAAAGCAATTCACAGAATAGGAGCAAGAATGGGAAGACCCGAGAAATCCGCCGAAAGGAAAATGTCGCCCGCCCCGCATGTTCTCTTCCCTGTAGGAATTGAGAAGGGGGGAAAGGAAAGGATTTTAAATACAACAGGGAAAATAATTGCTGAATTGGGAGAAAGGAGATGTGAAAATTGTGGAAGAATAGGTTATAAAACAAAATGTGAGTGCGGCGGGCATACATATTTTACGGGAAATATAAAAAATTTTGAAATAGATGTTAAGGAGGAATTGAGTAAATCCGAAAAAAGAATAAATACACAGATGAAGAAGGTTAAGGGAGTTATTGGTTTATCCTCTTCAAGTAAAACTCCAGAATGCATAGAAAAAGGAATTATAAGAGCAAAATATGATGTTTATGTTTTTAAAGATGGAACTATAAGATACGATATGACAAATATGCCATTAACTCATTTTAAACCATATGAAATAGGTGTTTCTGTAGAAAAACTTAGAGAGTTAGGATATAAATATGATTATAAAGGAAATGAATTAGTAAATGATAATCAAATTGTTGAACTGATGCCACAGGATGTTATACCCTCAAAAAAATGTGGAGAATACTTTCTCAGAGTTGCTAAATATATTGATGAAATGCTTTTAAAAATTTATGAAATTGATGCATATTACAATGCAAATAGTCTGGATGATTTAATAGGACACTTAGTAGTTGGTTTATCCCCCCATACATCAGCGGGAATCATTGGAAGAATAATTGGATTTATTGACTTAAATGTATGCTGTGCCCATCCATTTTTCCATGCAGCAAAAAGGAGGAATTGCGATGGTGATGAGGATTCATTGATGCTTCTTACCGATGTATTAATAAATTTCTCAAAAGAATATATACCCGAAAAAAGAGGGGGAAAAATGGACTTACCACTTGTTATAGCAACAAGAATTTCTCCAAGTGAAATAGATAAGGAAGCATTGAGTTTGGATGTCTTAAGTTCCTATCCTCTGCTATTCTACAGAAAAACTCATATTTACGCTCATTCAAAAGAACTTGAAAAGGAAATGGATTTAGTTGCAAATAGAATTGGGAGTGAAAAAGAGTATAAATTTTTTGGATTTACTCATGATACAAGCAACATAGCAAATGCTCCAAAAACATCTTCATATAAGCTATATGAAAACATGGAGGATAAGGTAATGGCACAGATAAATCTGGCAATAAAGATAAGGGCTGTTGATGAAGTAGATGTTGTTACAAAAATAATTCAAAAACATTTCCTTCCGGATTTAACAGGAAATTTAAAAGCTTTCACAAAACAGCAGTTCAGATGCACAAATTGTAATACAAAATATCGCCGCATCACTTTAACTGGAAAATGTGGAAAATGCGGAAGCACGCTATTACTAACAGTTCATGAAAGTTCTATAAAGAAATATTTAGGAGTTATAAAGAAACTGGCAGAGGAATTTGATATACCAAATTATACAAAACAGCGCATCTTGCTTTCAGAAAAATTTGTTGAATCACTCTTTAGAAATGGAAAAGATAAAACCCTCACCGATTTCTTCTAA
- the eif1A gene encoding translation initiation factor eIF-1A, translating to MDEEVEQRIPLPKKNEKEMFAIVEQHMGGGRLKIVCEDGKSRMARIPGKIKKRKWIKTGDLIIVKAWDFQDEKADVIYRYTPTQIVNLDRKNLIPDTLKGFL from the coding sequence ATGGATGAAGAAGTTGAGCAACGAATACCCTTGCCAAAAAAAAATGAAAAAGAAATGTTTGCTATTGTTGAACAGCACATGGGAGGGGGTAGATTAAAGATTGTTTGCGAGGACGGAAAATCAAGAATGGCAAGAATACCTGGAAAAATAAAGAAAAGAAAGTGGATAAAAACAGGGGATTTAATCATTGTCAAGGCATGGGATTTTCAGGATGAAAAAGCGGATGTAATATATCGCTACACCCCGACCCAGATAGTAAATCTTGATAGAAAAAATCTTATTCCCGATACCCTAAAAGGATTTTTATGA
- a CDS encoding aconitase X catalytic domain-containing protein, with amino-acid sequence MYLTPEQEKMLDGEEGEIVARMLRLLVRLGEVYKAEKMIEVSSAQIAGVSYKSIEDAGLEFLEDIAKEARVKILTYLNPAGMDLEKWEEMGISKEFAEKQMAIINAFKKMGIVISATCTPYLAGNLPRYRQHIAWSESSAVSFANSVIGARTNREGGPSALAAAITGLTPYYGLHLDENREPDFIIDVKANLLNPTDFAALGYHVGEEIKNKIPYFRGIKDADVDDLKQMGAAMAAAGAVAMYHVEGITPEANEYEIKGKEKIEVGNEDVEEVYSKLSNSGDVDIVIFGCPHASLNEIIKIAKFLGNRKAKRNFWICTSRAVKEVAERMGINEKIEKAGGKIIADTCMVVSPIEKIFEKTGVNSAKAAHYLPSFCNQKVLFARMEELI; translated from the coding sequence ATGTACCTCACGCCCGAGCAGGAAAAAATGCTTGATGGTGAAGAAGGGGAAATTGTCGCCAGGATGCTCCGCCTTCTTGTAAGGCTTGGAGAGGTTTATAAAGCGGAAAAAATGATTGAAGTTTCTTCAGCCCAGATTGCGGGTGTTTCATATAAATCAATAGAAGATGCTGGTCTCGAATTTCTTGAAGATATAGCAAAAGAAGCAAGGGTTAAAATTTTAACATATTTAAATCCAGCTGGCATGGATTTAGAAAAGTGGGAGGAAATGGGTATAAGCAAGGAGTTTGCTGAAAAACAGATGGCTATAATAAATGCCTTTAAAAAGATGGGAATTGTAATTTCTGCAACCTGCACACCATATCTTGCAGGAAATTTACCAAGATATCGCCAGCACATAGCATGGAGCGAGTCATCCGCTGTTTCATTTGCAAACTCGGTTATAGGGGCAAGAACAAACCGTGAAGGAGGTCCTTCCGCTCTTGCAGCAGCAATAACAGGTTTAACACCTTATTATGGCTTGCATTTAGATGAAAACAGGGAGCCAGATTTTATTATAGATGTAAAAGCAAATCTTTTGAACCCCACAGATTTTGCAGCACTGGGCTATCATGTAGGGGAAGAAATCAAGAATAAAATACCATATTTCAGGGGAATAAAAGATGCTGATGTAGATGATTTAAAGCAGATGGGGGCGGCGATGGCGGCTGCTGGCGCTGTCGCAATGTATCATGTTGAGGGGATTACACCCGAGGCAAATGAATATGAAATTAAGGGGAAGGAGAAAATTGAGGTGGGCAATGAAGATGTGGAAGAAGTTTATTCAAAATTGAGCAATAGCGGGGATGTGGATATAGTGATTTTCGGCTGCCCACACGCCTCCCTTAATGAAATAATAAAAATTGCAAAATTTTTAGGCAATAGGAAAGCTAAAAGAAATTTCTGGATATGCACTTCTCGAGCTGTTAAGGAAGTTGCGGAAAGAATGGGTATAAATGAGAAAATTGAGAAAGCTGGCGGAAAGATAATAGCAGATACATGCATGGTTGTTTCACCAATTGAAAAAATTTTTGAAAAAACTGGGGTGAATTCTGCAAAAGCGGCCCACTATCTACCAAGTTTTTGCAATCAAAAGGTTCTTTTTGCGAGAATGGAGGAATTAATATGA
- a CDS encoding DEAD/DEAH box helicase family protein, translating to MKIGANMGFRDLSLKKTYSSDTDDILNDFYIPALSECIEYDRIAGFFSSTSLAIAARGILGLIKNNGTMKLLVSPKLDEKDIKIIKDATENPQNYVERRMVEELEKLEDEFIRDHIFALGWMIANKRLEIKVAIVSDEDGQPLSFDEIQLQGVFHQKIGILKDIVGDILTFSGSINESASGWLKNIEEFKVFRKWIKEEKEYVEADILKFERFWNNKASRIIVMEVPEAVKRKLIEIAPKNIDEVYLQRWYLKKGEKKKEIEFYPHQKDAIQKWFNNDMKGIFEMATGLGKTFAALGCLKKVMENYNKTIAVITCPSNHLIRQWINDIDEFGLTCEYIVADSSNPDWKDKLSDSLIDIKIGIENNLIVLTTHATFHTDNFIKIIRSANEKLFLIVDEVHGIGAPKRKRGLLDLYHFRLGLSATPKRWFDLEGTETLFNYFGGTVFEFSLKDAVNTLNPATGKTYLVPYEYKPYFVELNKEELERYESVTKKIAKSYYSSKTDNERKKWFSLLCVKRQEIIKNAIKKYDTFKKIIEEMGKNIKHCLVYCSPEQINHVQNILNELNITQHKFTLREKITPSEEYGGLSEREFLLQKFAEGTYQVLVAIRCLDEGVDVPAATTAIILMSSSNPREWIQRRGRVLRRFPGKEKAIIYDVIVVPALSWINNSSIEDLERKIFYKELIRYKEFAEIAVNSLECLNNIYKIEKKLWEGV from the coding sequence TTGAAAATTGGTGCAAATATGGGGTTTAGAGATTTGTCATTAAAAAAGACATATTCATCAGATACTGATGATATTTTAAACGATTTTTATATCCCGGCGTTATCAGAGTGTATAGAGTATGACAGGATTGCTGGATTTTTTTCATCGACTAGTTTAGCTATCGCGGCACGAGGAATTCTTGGGTTAATAAAAAACAATGGCACAATGAAATTATTGGTATCACCAAAATTAGATGAAAAAGACATTAAAATTATTAAAGATGCTACTGAAAATCCTCAAAACTATGTAGAGAGGAGAATGGTTGAAGAACTAGAAAAATTAGAGGATGAATTTATAAGAGATCATATTTTTGCGCTCGGATGGATGATTGCGAATAAAAGATTAGAAATAAAAGTTGCCATAGTTTCAGATGAAGATGGACAACCCCTGAGTTTCGATGAAATTCAATTACAAGGTGTGTTTCATCAAAAGATAGGAATTTTAAAAGATATAGTGGGAGATATTCTTACCTTTAGTGGATCTATAAACGAATCTGCGTCTGGATGGCTAAAAAATATTGAGGAATTTAAAGTTTTTAGAAAATGGATAAAAGAGGAAAAAGAATATGTAGAGGCCGACATATTAAAATTTGAAAGATTCTGGAATAATAAAGCTTCCCGAATAATAGTTATGGAGGTGCCCGAAGCAGTTAAAAGGAAATTAATCGAAATAGCACCAAAAAACATCGATGAGGTTTACCTCCAAAGATGGTATCTGAAGAAAGGAGAAAAGAAGAAGGAAATAGAGTTTTACCCACATCAAAAGGATGCGATTCAGAAATGGTTTAATAATGACATGAAAGGAATTTTTGAGATGGCTACAGGTTTAGGGAAAACTTTTGCTGCTTTAGGATGCCTTAAAAAAGTAATGGAAAATTATAATAAAACAATAGCAGTTATAACTTGCCCATCTAATCATTTGATAAGACAGTGGATTAATGATATAGATGAATTTGGTTTAACCTGTGAATATATTGTTGCAGACAGTAGCAATCCTGATTGGAAAGATAAACTCTCTGATTCCCTAATAGATATAAAAATCGGGATTGAAAATAATTTAATTGTGCTAACAACACACGCCACTTTTCATACAGATAATTTTATCAAAATAATTCGATCTGCAAATGAAAAATTGTTTTTGATTGTAGATGAAGTTCATGGAATTGGAGCGCCAAAAAGGAAAAGAGGTTTGCTGGATCTCTACCATTTTAGGCTAGGATTAAGCGCAACACCTAAGCGATGGTTTGATTTGGAAGGTACTGAAACACTTTTCAATTATTTCGGTGGCACTGTGTTCGAATTTTCGTTAAAAGATGCTGTTAATACACTAAATCCAGCTACAGGGAAAACTTATCTGGTACCCTACGAATATAAACCTTATTTTGTGGAATTAAATAAGGAAGAATTGGAAAGATACGAGAGTGTCACAAAAAAAATCGCTAAATCATACTATAGCTCAAAAACAGATAACGAGCGTAAGAAATGGTTTTCGTTATTGTGCGTTAAACGACAGGAGATTATAAAAAACGCAATTAAAAAGTACGATACTTTTAAAAAAATAATAGAAGAAATGGGTAAGAATATTAAACATTGTTTGGTTTATTGTTCGCCAGAACAAATAAATCATGTACAAAATATTTTGAATGAATTGAATATCACCCAACATAAATTTACTCTAAGAGAAAAGATTACCCCTAGCGAGGAGTATGGTGGGTTATCAGAGAGAGAATTTTTACTTCAAAAATTTGCGGAAGGAACATACCAAGTTTTAGTGGCTATCCGATGCTTAGATGAAGGAGTTGATGTACCAGCCGCTACTACTGCAATAATCCTAATGAGTAGTAGTAACCCCCGAGAATGGATTCAGAGGAGAGGAAGAGTTCTAAGACGTTTTCCCGGAAAAGAAAAAGCAATAATATACGATGTTATAGTGGTACCTGCACTCTCATGGATAAATAACTCCTCAATAGAAGATTTGGAAAGAAAGATATTTTATAAAGAATTAATCAGGTATAAAGAATTCGCTGAAATCGCGGTCAATAGTTTAGAGTGCCTCAATAATATTTATAAAATCGAAAAAAAATTATGGGAAGGGGTGTAA
- a CDS encoding serine protein kinase RIO, translating to MKKIEELRKTEGEVFEKTTLDALAKLMNDGFIDYIDFPISTGKEGNVFRGVCGERLIAIKIYRINTATFRSISKYLMYDPPEKIKFDRRNIIFAWAKKEFGNLKKLYEAGVRVPEPIAIEENVIVMEYIGSKAKPAPLLKDANIKNAEKIFEKIKKYLKLMYQKAKLVHADFSEYNVLIYRNNPVIIDVGQTVKRENPMAMEFLRRDVYNIVKFFKKFINIEEEDTISYIIG from the coding sequence ATGAAAAAAATTGAAGAGCTAAGGAAAACAGAAGGAGAAGTTTTTGAAAAAACAACCCTCGATGCCCTTGCAAAATTGATGAATGACGGTTTTATTGATTATATTGATTTTCCAATTTCAACTGGAAAGGAGGGAAATGTTTTTAGAGGGGTATGTGGTGAAAGATTAATAGCAATCAAGATTTATAGGATAAATACTGCAACATTCAGAAGCATCTCAAAATATCTTATGTATGACCCACCTGAAAAAATTAAATTTGACAGAAGAAACATAATTTTTGCTTGGGCTAAAAAAGAATTTGGCAATCTTAAAAAATTGTATGAGGCTGGCGTGAGGGTGCCCGAACCAATAGCGATTGAGGAAAATGTAATTGTAATGGAGTATATAGGGAGCAAGGCGAAGCCAGCCCCATTGCTTAAAGATGCAAATATAAAAAATGCAGAGAAAATTTTTGAGAAAATAAAAAAATATCTCAAGCTTATGTATCAAAAAGCAAAACTTGTTCATGCCGATTTTTCTGAATATAATGTTCTAATTTATAGAAATAACCCAGTTATAATAGATGTGGGACAAACTGTTAAAAGAGAAAATCCGATGGCAATGGAATTTTTAAGGAGAGATGTATATAATATAGTAAAATTTTTTAAAAAATTCATTAATATAGAAGAGGAAGATACAATCTCTTACATAATTGGGTGA
- the aspS gene encoding aspartate--tRNA(Asn) ligase, which produces MLRTHYINEISEKEHEKRVCIAGWVEEIRNLGGIAFIILRDRSGKAQITAIKKENAELFKAITSLNRESVISACGICKRNEKVMNGWEILLEEFKLISEASTPLPMGVIDKVNVDFDTRLDNRIIDLRKDDVKAIFMIRNSFIKYASEFLRKKGFMEVHTPKISSSSSEGGTEVFRIDYFDRDAYLVQSPQLYKQMLMATGFDRVFEIAWYFRAEEHDTTRHLNESTAVDIEMAFIDSEEDVMRIAEEMTDYSINKIVGENSKELSILNAEIEFPSPPYPRIRYDEVVEILSKEINFSWGEDLGADEENILYKNLGYDIYFIKDFPLSSKPFYAMPSGKYARAFDLELRGMEIASGAQRIHDYELLTKRMIELGMNLKNFEEYLKAFKYGMPTHGGFGYGIERFLMSFLKLKNIRECILFPRDRYRIKP; this is translated from the coding sequence ATGCTTCGCACCCATTATATAAATGAAATAAGCGAAAAGGAACATGAAAAAAGGGTTTGCATTGCTGGATGGGTTGAAGAAATAAGAAATCTTGGAGGAATAGCATTCATAATTTTAAGGGATAGAAGTGGGAAAGCACAAATCACAGCAATAAAAAAGGAAAATGCCGAACTTTTTAAGGCAATTACCTCGCTGAACAGGGAGAGTGTGATATCAGCATGCGGAATATGCAAGAGGAATGAAAAAGTAATGAATGGATGGGAAATTTTGCTTGAGGAATTTAAATTAATCAGCGAGGCATCAACACCTCTTCCAATGGGAGTAATAGATAAGGTTAATGTTGATTTCGATACCCGTCTTGATAACAGGATAATAGATTTAAGAAAAGATGATGTTAAAGCAATTTTTATGATAAGAAATTCATTTATAAAGTATGCTTCAGAATTTTTAAGAAAAAAAGGTTTTATGGAAGTTCATACTCCAAAAATTTCATCTTCATCATCTGAAGGAGGAACAGAAGTCTTCAGAATAGATTATTTTGATAGAGATGCATATCTTGTGCAATCTCCCCAACTATACAAACAAATGTTAATGGCAACTGGTTTTGATAGAGTTTTTGAAATAGCATGGTATTTCAGGGCGGAGGAGCATGACACAACCCGCCATCTTAATGAATCAACTGCTGTTGATATAGAAATGGCATTCATCGATAGCGAGGAAGATGTGATGAGAATTGCAGAGGAAATGACAGATTATTCAATAAATAAAATAGTTGGTGAGAATAGCAAGGAATTGAGCATTCTTAACGCTGAAATAGAATTCCCATCTCCTCCATATCCAAGAATAAGGTATGATGAAGTTGTTGAAATACTTAGTAAGGAAATAAATTTTTCATGGGGAGAAGATTTGGGGGCGGATGAGGAAAATATTTTATACAAAAATTTGGGATATGATATTTATTTCATAAAGGATTTCCCTCTATCATCAAAACCATTTTATGCAATGCCATCTGGGAAATATGCAAGAGCATTTGATCTCGAGCTAAGGGGAATGGAAATTGCATCTGGCGCACAGCGCATTCATGATTATGAACTGCTTACTAAAAGAATGATCGAGCTTGGAATGAATCTAAAAAATTTCGAAGAATATCTGAAAGCATTTAAATATGGAATGCCTACCCATGGCGGATTTGGTTATGGAATTGAGCGCTTCCTAATGAGCTTTCTTAAATTGAAAAATATAAGAGAATGCATACTTTTTCCAAGAGATAGATACAGAATTAAACCTTAA